Within the Parafrankia discariae genome, the region CCGTGGGCGGGCCGGTCCGTGCCGCGTAGCGTTCACAACCGGCCGGGTTCCTGGACGTCGGACCAGGCGCCGGACCGAGCCGTCCGGAGGGTGACGACCGAAGATGATCGTTGTGCTGATCGTGCTGTTCCCCTTCGCGCTGATGGTGATGATGCTGGGGATGAACGCGATCGAGGGGGCCCTCACCAGGCCGGCCGTCTCCGTCGAGCCGCCGACTCTGACTCTCGCCGCGCCGCCCGGGGGCTCCGCGGCCGCCGCGCCGGCGACGCGCGGCCGGTCCGTCGCCCGTCCGGCGGCGGTGCCCGACCTGGCCGGCGCGCCCCGTCCGGCGGCGGCGCCCCTCCTGTCGATCGTGCCCCGTCAGACCCCTGCGTTCCGGCCCACGGCGCCGTCCCGTCCGGCGGCGTCATCCCGGGAGACGGGGCCCCGCCTCTCGGTCGTGCCGGCGCATCCGTCCCGTCACGTCACGCCGTCGACGGTGCCGACCGTCTAGCGTTCCTGCCGGGTGGCACCGCGGAACCGGCTGCCGGAGCGCTGGTCCGCTGTGGCGTCAGCTGTGGCCTCGGCGCCCGTACGGATGATCAGCGGGCGGATGGTCGGCGGCACGAGGTCCGTCGGCCTGGCCGGCCAGGTACGGGTGCAGGTGCCGGCGCCGCCAGGCCCGCCGCTGCCACCACCGACGGCGAGGCCGTACCGGGTGCCGTCGCGGTACTAGCCGAAGGCCCGGGTGGTGGCGAGGACGGCGAGGCGGTCGCCGCCGCCGGCGTCGCGGGCCTCGACGCGGCCGAGCCCGTCCCGTACCCGGGCCGTGGCCACGACGGGGCCGGTGCGGACCGGCCGCAGGAAGCGCAGGGCCAGGGAGGAGAGCGAGGTGCCCGGGGTCAGCGAGAGTGCCGCCTCCTCGACGGCCAGGGCGATCAGTCCGCCGCTCACCGTGTTCGACGAGTTCAGACCGTCCTCGGTGCGGGGGAGTACCGCGACACCCGGTTCGCGGATCTGGAGGCGGGCGCGCTCGGCCAGCGGGACCTGTAGCCGTCCGCCGCGGGGACGGGAGGCCAGCTGGGTGTCCGCCGGTGGCATGACCATGTCCGGGTTCGGCGCGGCCATGAAGGACGCGGTGCAGAACGCCAGCTCCGCGCCGTCGGCGCCGGTGAAGACCACCTCGACGCCACAGACCGACTTCCCGGCCTTGACCAGCCGGGCCACGGTGTTGATGGCCCGGGACTCGTGCAGCGGGCGGTAGACGTGCACGTCGAGGTCGAGGGTGACCGGGACCCGCGGGGCGACGGCGGCCATCACGGCGTGCCCGCACGCGGTGTCGGCCCAGACGGCGAGAATCGACGTCCGGACGCTCGGCGTGCCGGGCACGAACATCTCGGGGGCGACCTGCGCCGACCCGCGCAGCTCGTCCCCGACCCGGGCCAGCTCGAAACCGAGGTCGGACAGGATGTGCGTGCTCGGGCGCACGTCGCTGTCACTGCTCACGCGGCACGCTCCTGGTCCGGGGCACTGGGACTGAGGCTGGAACGGGCACCACACTAAGCAAATATTGACGTCGGAATCAAAGTAAGTCGGTGCGGGTCGGCGCGACGACACGGCCGCCGCGGTCAGGGCTCCCAGTCCGCGGCGTCGCCGCTGAGACAGCGGGAGAGCCAGTCCGCGGCCTCGACGAAATCGTGCCCCGTCAGCCGCTGGCCCGCGGGCGGCGCCGGCCGGTCGGCGCGGGGATAGGACCCCAGAAAACGGATCTTCCGGCAGTTGCGGCGCAGCCCCATCAGGGCCTCGCTGACCCCGCGCGCGCTGACATGCCCCTCCGCGTCGATCGAGAAGCAGTACCGGCCCAGCCCCTCACCGGTCGGCCGGGACTCGATCCGGACCAGGTTGACCTTGCGGACCGCCCACTCCTGCAACAGCGCCAGCAGGGCACCCGGCTCGTCCTCGGTCGGCCACACCACGATGGACGTCTTGTCCGCGCGCGTCGGCGCCGTCGTCGGGCCGGGCCGTCCGAGCAGGACGAACCGGGTCGTGGCGTCGGCGGCGTCGTTGACGTCGGTCAGCAGCGCCTCCAGGCCGTAGCGCCGCGCGGTGAACTCCCCGGCGAAGCAGCAGTCGAACCGCCCGTCCCGGACCAGCCTGGCGCCCTCGGCGTTGGACGACGCCGACTCCCACTCCGCGTGCGGCAGGTTCGCCGCCAGCCAGCGGCGCACCTGGGCCTGGGTGACCGAGTGGCCGGTGACCGTCTTGACGTCGTCCAGCGTCGTGCCCGGCCGCACCAGCAGCGCGAAGCTGATCGGCAGCAGCACCTCGCGGCGGATGATCAGCGGCCGGCCGGTCGCCAGCTCGTCCAGGGTGGCGGTGACCGCGCCCTCCACCGAGTTCTCGATCGGCACCAGCGCGGCGGCGGCGTCCTCGTTGCGCACCGCGTCCAGCGCCGCCGCCACCGACATGGACGGGAACAGCTCGTGGGTCGCCGCCTCCGGCAGCGTGCGCAGCGCGGCTTCGGTGAAAGTGCCCTCGGGGCCCAGGTAGGTCAGGCGGGCGTGCGGGGCGTGGGCAGGCAAGACATGTCTCCTGGGACCGGTTCGGTGGCGGTCGTCGCCTGCGGAGTGAAGGTCGGCGGTCACAGGTACCGGAGCAGCGTTGTGGGGTTCTCGACCGCGTCGGCGACGAGGCGCAGGAACGCGCCGGCGGTGGCGCCGTCGCAGACCCGGTGGTCGAACGTGAACGAGAGCTGGGTGATCCGGCGGACGGCCAGCTCGCCGTCCACCACCCACGGCCTGGGAAGGATCCGGCCGACGCCGATCATGGCCACCTCGGGGTGGTTCACGATGGGCGTGGCGCCGTCGACGCCGAAGACGCCGTAGTTGTTCAGCGTGAACGTGCCGCCGGTCAGCTCGGCGGGGGTGAGCCGGCCCGCCCGGGCGGCGGCGGTCAGCCGGGCCACCTCGGCGGCGAGGCCGGCGGTGGTGTGATCCTGGGCGTCGCGCACCACCGGGACGACGAGCCCGCGCGGGGTCTGCGCGGCGAACCCGAGGTGGACTGCGCGGTGCCGGCGCACACCGGTCGCGCGGCCGTCGGCGTCGGTGACTACGGCCGAGTTCAGCTCGGGGAAGCGGCGCAGCGCGGCGACGCAGACCCGGGCCAGCAGCGCCAGCAGACCGACGCGGGGCTCGGCGCCGCCCGCGTTGAGGGCGTCCCGGGCGGCGAGCAGCCCGGTGGCGTCCGCGTCGACCCAGGTGGTCGCGTCCGGCACCTCGCGCCGGCTGCGCCCGAACGCCTCCGCCGCGCGCCGCGCCAGCGGGCTCAACGGGACGACGTCCGCGTCGGCCGGGCCGGCCAGGTCCGCCAGGGGGGCCGTGCCGGTGCGGGTGGCCGTGGTGATGGCCGCCTCGACGTCCCGGCGGCGGATCAGGCCGTCCGGGCCGGTGCCGGTGAGCGCGCGCAGGTCGACGGCGTTGTCCCGGGCGAGTCGCCGGACCAGCGGCGAGATCACCTTGACCGGCGACCGGTCGGTACGGCTCGTGCGGCCGGCCCGGCTGGTCGGTGCCGGCTCGGCCCGGGGGCCGTAGCCGACGAGGACCCTGCCGGGCGCCGCGCCCTCCCCTGAAGTGCCCTCAGTCCCGGGCGGGCCAGGTGGGCCGGGCGGGGCGGGTGGGCTGTCCGCCGGCTGTTCCGCGGGTCCGTCGACCGTCACGGTGATCAGCGGGGCGCCGACCGGGACGGCGGTGCCGGTCGGGCCGGCCAGCGCGGTGACGACGCCCGCGTGCGGGCACGGCACCTCGACGACCGCCTTCGCCGTCTCGACCTCGGCCACCGGCTGGTCGACGACGATGACGTCCCCGATGCCGACCATCCAACGGACGATCTCGGCGGAGGTCAGCCCCTCGCCGAGGTCCGGGAGGGCGAATTCGAGTACCGCGGCCACGGTGTCACTGCTCCCACTGGAGTCGGGCGACGGCGTCGAGGACGCGGTCGACGCTGGGAAGGTAGTGATGTTCGAGCATCGGCGGCGGGTACGGGATGTCGAACCCGGTCACCCGCAGCACCGGGGCGGCCAGGTGGTGGAAGCACCGCTCGGTGACCCGGGCGGCGATCTCCGCGCCGACGCCGCCGAAGCCCGCGGCCTCGTGCACCACGACCGCCCGCCCGGTGGCCCGGACCGCCGCGCAGACCGTCTCGTCGTCGAAGGGCACCAGCGAGCGCAGGTCGACGACCGCCAGGTCCCAGCCCTCGGCGAGGGCGGCCTCGGCGGCCCGCAGGCACACCGGCAGCGCCGGGCCGTAGGTCAGCAGCGTCGCCGAGGCACCCGGCCGGCGGACGACGGCGCGCCCGATCGGCCCGACCTCGGCGCGGGCGACCTCGGCGGGGGAGAGGCCGTCCTCGGTGGACCAGTAGAGCCGTTTGGGTTCGAGGAAGACGACCGGGTCGTCCGACGCGATCGCGGCGCGCAGCAGCCCGTAGCTGTCGGTGACGGTGGCCGGGGTGACCACGTGCAGCCCGGGGGTGTGCGCGTAGTACGCCTCGCTGGAGTCGCTGTGATGCTCCACGCCGCCGATGCCCCCGCCGTACGGGACGCGGATCGTCAGCGGCAGCCCGACCGCCCCGCCGGT harbors:
- a CDS encoding PaaI family thioesterase: MSSDSDVRPSTHILSDLGFELARVGDELRGSAQVAPEMFVPGTPSVRTSILAVWADTACGHAVMAAVAPRVPVTLDLDVHVYRPLHESRAINTVARLVKAGKSVCGVEVVFTGADGAELAFCTASFMAAPNPDMVMPPADTQLASRPRGGRLQVPLAERARLQIREPGVAVLPRTEDGLNSSNTVSGGLIALAVEEAALSLTPGTSLSSLALRFLRPVRTGPVVATARVRDGLGRVEARDAGGGDRLAVLATTRAFG
- the pheA gene encoding prephenate dehydratase, with protein sequence MPAHAPHARLTYLGPEGTFTEAALRTLPEAATHELFPSMSVAAALDAVRNEDAAAALVPIENSVEGAVTATLDELATGRPLIIRREVLLPISFALLVRPGTTLDDVKTVTGHSVTQAQVRRWLAANLPHAEWESASSNAEGARLVRDGRFDCCFAGEFTARRYGLEALLTDVNDAADATTRFVLLGRPGPTTAPTRADKTSIVVWPTEDEPGALLALLQEWAVRKVNLVRIESRPTGEGLGRYCFSIDAEGHVSARGVSEALMGLRRNCRKIRFLGSYPRADRPAPPAGQRLTGHDFVEAADWLSRCLSGDAADWEP
- a CDS encoding dihydrolipoamide acetyltransferase family protein → MAAVLEFALPDLGEGLTSAEIVRWMVGIGDVIVVDQPVAEVETAKAVVEVPCPHAGVVTALAGPTGTAVPVGAPLITVTVDGPAEQPADSPPAPPGPPGPPGTEGTSGEGAAPGRVLVGYGPRAEPAPTSRAGRTSRTDRSPVKVISPLVRRLARDNAVDLRALTGTGPDGLIRRRDVEAAITTATRTGTAPLADLAGPADADVVPLSPLARRAAEAFGRSRREVPDATTWVDADATGLLAARDALNAGGAEPRVGLLALLARVCVAALRRFPELNSAVVTDADGRATGVRRHRAVHLGFAAQTPRGLVVPVVRDAQDHTTAGLAAEVARLTAAARAGRLTPAELTGGTFTLNNYGVFGVDGATPIVNHPEVAMIGVGRILPRPWVVDGELAVRRITQLSFTFDHRVCDGATAGAFLRLVADAVENPTTLLRYL
- a CDS encoding alpha-ketoacid dehydrogenase subunit beta, with protein sequence MVQALNAALRDSLRADPDVHVLGEDVGALGGVFRVTDGLAAEFGAQRCLDTPLAEAGILGTAVGMAMYGLRPVVEMQFDAFAYPAFEQLASHVAKMRNRTGGAVGLPLTIRVPYGGGIGGVEHHSDSSEAYYAHTPGLHVVTPATVTDSYGLLRAAIASDDPVVFLEPKRLYWSTEDGLSPAEVARAEVGPIGRAVVRRPGASATLLTYGPALPVCLRAAEAALAEGWDLAVVDLRSLVPFDDETVCAAVRATGRAVVVHEAAGFGGVGAEIAARVTERCFHHLAAPVLRVTGFDIPYPPPMLEHHYLPSVDRVLDAVARLQWEQ